In a genomic window of Enterobacter asburiae:
- a CDS encoding MFS transporter, with product MNTSTYNRTRWLTLFGTIVTQFALGSVYTWSLFNSALSDKLDAPVSQVAFSFGLLSLGLAISSSVAGKLQERFGVKRVTMASGILLGLGFFLTAHSSNLMMLWLSAGVLVGLADGAGYLLTLSNCVKWFPERKGLISAFAIGSYGLGSLGFKFIDSQLLASVGLEKTFMIWGAIVLVMILFGATLMKDAPQQEVKSVNGVVENDFTLAQSMRKPQYWMLAVMFLTACMSGLYVIGVAKDIAQGMVKLDAATAANAVTVISIANLSGRLVLGILSDKIARIRVITIGQVVSLVGMAALLFAPLNEATFFAAIACVAFNFGGTITVFPSLVSEFFGLNNLAKNYGVIYLGFGIGSICGSLIASLFGGFYVTFCVIFALLIISLALSTTIRQPQREIFKEVHA from the coding sequence ATGAACACATCAACCTATAACCGTACGCGCTGGCTCACGCTCTTCGGCACTATCGTTACCCAGTTCGCGCTGGGATCGGTCTATACCTGGAGCCTGTTTAACAGCGCGCTTTCCGACAAACTCGACGCCCCGGTCAGCCAGGTAGCGTTCTCCTTCGGCCTGCTGAGCCTGGGTCTGGCGATTTCGTCTTCCGTCGCGGGCAAGCTGCAGGAGCGTTTTGGCGTGAAGCGTGTGACCATGGCGTCCGGCATACTGCTGGGGCTGGGCTTTTTCCTGACGGCGCATTCCAGCAACCTGATGATGCTGTGGCTGAGCGCCGGCGTGCTGGTGGGGCTGGCCGACGGTGCAGGTTACCTGCTGACGCTGTCGAACTGCGTGAAGTGGTTCCCGGAGCGTAAAGGCTTAATCTCCGCGTTCGCCATCGGCTCCTATGGCCTGGGCAGCCTCGGCTTTAAATTTATCGACTCCCAACTGCTGGCATCCGTTGGCCTCGAAAAAACGTTTATGATCTGGGGCGCAATCGTCCTGGTGATGATCCTGTTTGGCGCTACGCTGATGAAAGATGCCCCGCAGCAGGAAGTGAAATCCGTTAACGGCGTGGTGGAGAACGATTTCACCCTCGCGCAGTCCATGCGTAAGCCGCAGTACTGGATGCTGGCGGTGATGTTCCTGACGGCCTGCATGAGCGGTCTGTATGTTATCGGTGTGGCGAAAGATATTGCTCAGGGGATGGTAAAACTGGATGCCGCGACGGCGGCGAATGCGGTGACGGTCATCTCCATTGCCAACCTCTCGGGTCGCCTGGTGCTCGGTATTCTGTCTGACAAAATTGCCCGCATCCGCGTGATTACGATTGGGCAGGTGGTTTCGCTGGTAGGAATGGCGGCATTGCTGTTTGCACCACTGAATGAAGCGACCTTCTTTGCGGCGATTGCCTGCGTGGCCTTTAATTTCGGCGGCACCATTACCGTCTTCCCGTCGCTGGTGAGCGAGTTCTTTGGCCTGAACAACCTGGCGAAAAACTACGGTGTCATTTATCTCGGCTTCGGTATCGGCAGTATTTGCGGTTCGCTGATTGCTTCCCTGTTCGGCGGGTTCTACGTGACCTTCTGTGTGATATTTGCCTTGCTGATTATTTCCCTGGCGCTGTCAACCACGATTCGCCAGCCGCAGCGAGAAATATTTAAAGAAGTGCATGCATAA
- the lpfA gene encoding long polar fimbrial major subunit LpfA codes for MEFLMKKVIFALSALAVVSTSAFAAESGDGTVRFSGEIVDAPCVISTDSQNQEVVLGQVKKSVFKAVGDKSVSTPFQIKLEDCDITTKTKVNVSFTGVADADDAKLVSVNTEAGSATGVGIGIYDNANKAVDMNTGKSTTTLAAGQTVLYYTANYVATKAAVTTGYGNAEVDFNLSYE; via the coding sequence ATGGAGTTTTTAATGAAAAAGGTTATTTTTGCACTGTCTGCTCTCGCTGTAGTTTCCACTTCCGCTTTTGCTGCTGAATCCGGTGACGGCACCGTTCGATTCAGCGGTGAAATCGTTGACGCGCCATGCGTAATTTCTACTGACTCTCAGAACCAGGAAGTTGTGCTGGGCCAGGTTAAGAAATCTGTCTTCAAAGCGGTTGGCGACAAATCTGTTTCCACTCCTTTCCAGATCAAACTGGAAGACTGCGACATCACCACTAAAACCAAAGTTAACGTGAGCTTCACCGGCGTTGCAGATGCAGATGACGCGAAACTGGTTTCTGTTAACACCGAAGCTGGTTCTGCGACTGGCGTGGGCATCGGTATCTACGACAACGCTAACAAAGCGGTTGATATGAACACCGGTAAATCCACCACCACGCTGGCTGCTGGTCAGACCGTGCTGTACTACACCGCTAACTACGTTGCGACCAAAGCCGCTGTAACCACCGGTTACGGTAACGCAGAAGTAGACTTCAACCTGTCCTACGAATAA